The Desmonostoc muscorum LEGE 12446 genome includes a region encoding these proteins:
- a CDS encoding tetratricopeptide repeat protein: MKSKNQAIFALFVKSAIIFLPLLLPASIASGQSAPLSKPAITPSAVLSNQEREELTRLRAEKQVQSDLKRAFSRTTILINIWLVILSLFPLAIIALLWLLRRAIIREVVDRAMQQLEGVEKLQNQLTTVKQDAENLIQESKKINYDLEQETTALQQKIKNQAESLSVVTSDIDLVKAQILNRLEAEIQKSQQNIESLELKFASGLSKLELEAQQQRDLALENLVKLASSLSEELSTLKLGIQQQQELAVADLELSRSEFTSQLSGWQSDAQQQKDIIVESLIKLQSEFAAQLSQLEIDVQQQRNVTVEKLDNQLKSQLSELQTDAQEQKNKIIENLTALQSEFAVQLSQLQVDAQKSKELIIENLEKSGYEFTSQFSELQFNAQQQKILILEKLEKLETEFVSQLSELQLDAQQRKDIILQELIEMTSASIPEEVEETKEEQPQEPEFSAEEYVKQGDTLFSERRYEDAIAIYNEAVKIQPDDPVIWLKRGLTLGRLKRYKDAIASYDRAIQIQPDYHQAWCDRGVAFGNLQQHQQAFASFDKATQIKPDDAVAWLNRGLSLIALEQYEEAITCLEKALELQPNSPKILDKYGYTLVRLGRDDEAIASFNKALEIKPDYASAYYNKAACYALQRQIELSLVTLQQAIEINRRYKQEAATDLDFDDIAKDQRFQQLIGISDRIQNSEVRIQE; encoded by the coding sequence ATGAAGAGCAAAAATCAAGCTATTTTCGCTTTATTTGTCAAAAGCGCTATTATCTTTTTACCTTTACTACTACCTGCTAGTATTGCTAGTGGACAATCCGCGCCACTGTCCAAACCAGCAATAACTCCTAGTGCGGTGTTATCAAATCAGGAACGCGAAGAATTAACGCGATTACGAGCCGAAAAGCAAGTTCAATCTGATTTAAAGAGAGCTTTTAGCCGTACAACTATTTTAATTAATATCTGGCTAGTTATATTAAGTTTATTTCCGTTGGCGATCATTGCTTTACTTTGGCTATTACGACGAGCCATCATCCGCGAAGTTGTTGATAGAGCAATGCAACAATTAGAGGGAGTAGAAAAATTACAAAATCAGCTAACTACTGTTAAGCAAGATGCAGAAAATCTGATTCAAGAATCTAAAAAAATAAATTATGACTTAGAACAGGAAACTACTGCTCTCCAACAAAAAATTAAAAATCAAGCAGAAAGTTTATCTGTTGTCACATCTGATATAGATTTAGTTAAAGCACAGATATTAAATAGATTAGAAGCTGAAATTCAAAAGTCTCAACAAAATATAGAATCTTTGGAGTTAAAATTTGCTTCTGGGTTATCTAAGTTAGAGTTGGAGGCTCAACAGCAAAGAGATTTAGCACTGGAAAATCTCGTAAAATTAGCATCTAGTTTGTCTGAAGAACTATCTACTTTAAAGTTGGGTATACAACAACAGCAAGAATTAGCCGTTGCTGATTTAGAATTATCGAGGTCTGAGTTCACATCTCAACTTTCTGGATGGCAATCTGATGCTCAACAGCAAAAGGATATCATTGTTGAGAGTTTAATTAAATTGCAGTCGGAATTTGCTGCTCAATTATCTCAGCTAGAAATAGATGTTCAACAGCAAAGAAATGTCACGGTTGAAAAATTAGATAATCAATTAAAATCTCAACTATCTGAATTACAGACGGATGCTCAAGAGCAAAAAAATAAAATTATTGAAAATTTAACAGCATTGCAATCAGAGTTTGCTGTTCAATTATCTCAATTACAAGTAGACGCTCAAAAATCTAAAGAGTTAATCATTGAGAATTTGGAAAAATCTGGTTATGAGTTTACTTCGCAATTCTCAGAATTACAATTCAATGCTCAACAGCAAAAGATTCTGATTTTAGAGAAGCTAGAAAAGCTAGAAACAGAGTTTGTTTCGCAGCTATCTGAGTTACAATTGGATGCCCAACAAAGAAAAGATATCATTCTTCAGGAATTGATTGAGATGACATCTGCATCTATTCCAGAGGAAGTTGAAGAAACAAAAGAAGAACAGCCACAAGAACCGGAATTCAGCGCTGAAGAGTATGTAAAGCAGGGAGATACGCTGTTCTCCGAAAGACGTTATGAAGATGCGATCGCCATTTACAACGAAGCAGTTAAAATTCAACCTGATGACCCTGTTATTTGGTTAAAACGCGGCTTAACTCTCGGAAGATTGAAACGCTACAAAGATGCGATCGCCTCTTATGACCGAGCTATTCAGATACAACCAGATTATCATCAAGCTTGGTGCGATCGCGGTGTTGCTTTTGGTAATTTACAACAGCATCAGCAAGCCTTTGCTTCATTTGATAAAGCTACACAAATCAAGCCTGACGATGCAGTTGCTTGGTTGAATCGCGGTCTTTCTCTAATAGCATTAGAACAATATGAAGAAGCAATTACATGTTTAGAAAAAGCCCTAGAATTACAACCAAATTCTCCCAAAATATTGGATAAATACGGTTATACTCTAGTCAGACTCGGACGCGATGACGAAGCGATCGCTAGTTTTAATAAAGCATTAGAAATTAAGCCAGATTATGCCAGCGCTTATTACAACAAAGCAGCTTGTTACGCACTCCAAAGACAAATAGAACTATCTTTAGTAACTCTTCAACAAGCAATTGAAATTAATCGTAGATACAAACAAGAAGCAGCAACGGATCTAGATTTTGACGATATTGCCAAAGATCAGCGGTTTCAGCAATTAATTGGAATATCTGACAGAATTCAGAATTCAGAAGTCAGAATT
- a CDS encoding class I SAM-dependent methyltransferase, whose product MMSVNQICGELPTQIYANLGKNFFAWMMAQRSSVYDKVLGDRKRSLFANLQGKVLEISPRDGSNLPYYPQNIHLIGMESDLEMHSYLQKQAKKLGLNIDLRIGNAEWLDAEDNSIDTVVTTLLFCSVPNINYTLQAILRVLKPGGRLLFIEHIAAPQGTLLRKMQNTISPIWKILADNCHPDRETWIALEKAGFTSINYENFEAGLSIVSPHIIGVATK is encoded by the coding sequence ATGATGAGTGTAAACCAAATTTGTGGAGAACTACCAACCCAAATTTATGCGAACTTGGGTAAAAACTTTTTTGCCTGGATGATGGCTCAACGTAGCAGCGTCTATGATAAAGTTCTAGGCGATCGCAAACGCTCTCTTTTTGCCAATCTCCAAGGTAAAGTATTAGAAATTAGTCCACGAGATGGTTCTAACTTACCCTACTATCCTCAAAATATTCACTTAATAGGAATGGAGTCAGACTTAGAGATGCATTCCTATCTCCAAAAACAAGCAAAAAAACTCGGTTTAAATATCGACCTCCGCATTGGTAATGCTGAATGGCTAGATGCTGAAGATAACAGCATAGATACCGTTGTCACTACCTTACTTTTTTGCTCAGTGCCGAATATCAACTATACATTACAAGCAATTTTAAGAGTACTCAAACCAGGCGGACGCTTATTATTTATTGAACACATCGCCGCACCTCAAGGAACTTTATTGCGAAAAATGCAAAATACAATTAGTCCGATTTGGAAAATTTTAGCTGATAATTGTCATCCAGATAGAGAAACTTGGATAGCCTTAGAAAAGGCTGGTTTTACCAGCATCAATTATGAGAATTTTGAAGCTGGATTGTCGATTGTCAGTCCTCACATTATCGGCGTAGCAACAAAATGA
- a CDS encoding 1-aminocyclopropane-1-carboxylate deaminase/D-cysteine desulfhydrase produces MSLIFIPPFVQQINSKIAREAGVNLSVLRLDVMHPWVNGNKWFKLKYNLLEAKQKNFTRLLTFGGAYSNHIYATAAAGNLLGFHTIGVIRGEEKLPLNPTLSFAVQQGMELVYLSRQMYRQRNTATLDEYLRQRFGEVFIIPEGGNNLNGVRGCTEIISEAMPTAGYAYAFDYICVACGTATTLAGIALSLHEGQKAIAFPVLKNGAFLGEEIENLLTNYLASGLPTPYTSPASWELMCDYHFGGYAKVNHELLRFSQEFSEPHGVPLDYVYTAKMFYGVMDLLQQGFFAKGKSLLLVHTGGLQGNVGMEERLQKVYRI; encoded by the coding sequence TCTGTGCTACGCCTTGATGTTATGCACCCGTGGGTTAATGGGAATAAGTGGTTTAAGTTGAAATATAACCTTTTGGAGGCGAAGCAGAAAAATTTCACGAGGCTGCTTACCTTTGGCGGTGCTTATTCCAATCACATCTATGCAACCGCAGCAGCCGGTAATCTTTTGGGATTTCATACCATTGGCGTAATTCGTGGCGAAGAAAAGTTACCCCTGAATCCGACGCTGAGTTTCGCTGTACAGCAGGGTATGGAACTGGTGTATCTCTCGCGCCAGATGTATCGACAACGCAACACAGCAACGCTAGATGAATATCTGCGACAGCGTTTCGGCGAGGTGTTTATCATTCCTGAAGGCGGTAATAATTTAAACGGCGTGCGGGGTTGCACAGAGATAATTAGTGAAGCGATGCCTACGGCTGGCTACGCCTACGCCTTTGATTATATTTGCGTAGCCTGCGGTACGGCTACAACATTGGCTGGGATTGCGCTTTCGTTGCATGAAGGACAAAAAGCGATCGCTTTTCCTGTGTTGAAAAATGGCGCTTTTCTGGGAGAAGAAATCGAAAATCTATTGACAAATTACCTCGCCTCTGGATTACCAACTCCATATACTTCTCCCGCTTCTTGGGAATTAATGTGTGATTATCACTTCGGCGGCTATGCAAAGGTGAATCACGAGTTGCTACGATTCAGCCAGGAGTTTAGCGAGCCGCACGGCGTACCTCTTGATTACGTATATACTGCAAAAATGTTTTATGGAGTGATGGATTTATTACAGCAGGGATTTTTTGCTAAAGGCAAAAGTTTGCTGCTGGTACACACAGGCGGCTTACAGGGTAATGTTGGTATGGAAGAAAGGTTGCAGAAGGTTTATAGAATCTAG